The Acinetobacter chinensis genomic sequence GCTTTAGAGAAACTGATCAGTACTCAACGGTTCTGGACTGAACCAACTGCCCCCGATAAACACCCTGCGGGCTCAATGTGGTATGAATCTCATCCAGTCGGACTGTCCCACGATCCAGCTGAATCACTACATTCCCCCTGGAGTCCTTTTTGATTTCCACTGAAGATTCCATAAACAGGATTGCCATAAAATCCAGTCCCGATTCAGCCAGCTGAATATGAGTATCAAACAGCTTCTGCTGATACGGGTCAGTAAACTGTGCAGAAAGATCAGACTGTGCAACAACCTCTCTGAGCATCCCGTCACTTAAGGTATCAAACCCTGAGAATACCGATGTGCTTAGACACAGGAAGATACCTCCCGTGACGAGTGATAATTTTTTCATGTTATTCCCCAATAACAGGCGGGTCAGAGACCCATAATTCTGCAATCTTTCATAAAGGATTGCTTTTAAAGCACTTCAGCTTTTTATTACAACCGTATCTTTATGCACGATTGCCCCATTTTTTTAAAAAATTATTAGAATTAAAAAGTTCATTGTTTTACGGCAGTTTATTCTGTAACTGTTGAGATATTTTTATAATACTATCTGTGTTCAGCTGACGTTCCACCGTTCCGATTTTCACATTGTCCAGATTGATCTGTAAGTCATTTCTCCCCTTGCCGATAGGCTCAAGCAATGTATGGATACCCCGTGTCGGGTCAGAAGACTGAAGCCCCTGCGCGATATGTTCCACATGCTGCTGTAAGGGTTCAGGCAAGTGACCTGATTCAGTCTGCTGCTGTGGAATATCCAGTGCAGCAACATTGCCACTGTTTTCGCCATGAACCGTTTTCTGTTGAAGTTCGCGCTGATTGCGCAGACCCGTTCTTTGAATATTATCCAGTTTCTGCGTATCAGTTTTCCATTGAACGCTGCCTGCCACTCCTCGCATATCCTGCTCGGTCAAAGACTGCAGAACACTCAGCGTGGAGGTGTCCGCATTTGCATGGGCAGAAAACAACCACACCATCAACAGAACACTGCTATTTTTTGAAAGGAAATTCATACTCAACCTGAAGGAACTCAGAAATAAACGGGTCAGTAAAGATAGTACAATAAGCAGACAGATCCAGGTACTGATTCAGGATAAATGGTTATGATGCATAGAAGTCGACATTTTTAAATTCTGACCGACCTTAATCAAGCACCCCTGTCCGAAGCAGCACAGGAAAAGTCACATGCCATAATTCAGTACGGTTATGCAGAAAGTGCTGAATCTCTGCCAGTGCATCCACCATCTGTGGATTCTGCTCCTGAGCTTTCTGATAATGCTTTAAGGCGGACCAGGTGTTTAAATAATCCAGTAACTGTTGTCCTGACCATTGGTATTCCAGGCTTATTTCAGGTGTTTGCAGCTCTTTGAAAGGAAATGGGATGGTCTGGTAGTTTTCATCAATATAACGCCGCTCAGCATCCCAGTATTTACCCAGAATATCTGAATACAGATGATGTACCCGCTGATTCAGCTCCGTATTTTGCAGCTGAATCAGACCATAACCCAGCACGACAATCACTCCATCAGGTTTTAAAACACGTCGG encodes the following:
- a CDS encoding class I SAM-dependent methyltransferase; protein product: MKDLFSSGSELYRQARPQYSQAVLDEVLRHVSQRECAWDCGAGSGQFTQMLAPFFKHVMATDLSAAQLAQAPQFSNVTYQAQPAEHSTLGSASVDLVTVAQAIHWFSFDAFYAEVRRVLKPDGVIVVLGYGLIQLQNTELNQRVHHLYSDILGKYWDAERRYIDENYQTIPFPFKELQTPEISLEYQWSGQQLLDYLNTWSALKHYQKAQEQNPQMVDALAEIQHFLHNRTELWHVTFPVLLRTGVLD